In Amphiura filiformis chromosome 2, Afil_fr2py, whole genome shotgun sequence, one DNA window encodes the following:
- the LOC140171690 gene encoding LOW QUALITY PROTEIN: putative nuclease HARBI1 (The sequence of the model RefSeq protein was modified relative to this genomic sequence to represent the inferred CDS: substituted 1 base at 1 genomic stop codon), with the protein MAAHLMYIINARALKRERVFRDRTNPFDLYDDNKMYKRYRFTRAGMMYVLNILVPELDQRRQTLRSHEVNSRLQVFIAPRFYGSGSVYTSGSDHHGVSESTVCRVIKVVTDTLVELRDDHIVWPTTDEEIAAKQAEFYALCSFPRVIGAVDCTHVRLDSCPYGENEHVYVNRKGFHSINIQLISDAKYHIINVVARWPGSTHDSRIIQNSDIGQAYQRGELDGRGITLQKQVVLLGDSGYAQSHWLMTPFADPATAVEKGYNRAHRKGRVVIEQVNGXIKQKFPCIRMAPDRACRVIVACSVLFQIAKVTVFFPH; encoded by the exons ATGGCTGCCCATTTGATGTACATCATCAACGCGAGAGCATTAAAGAGAGAAAGAGTGTTCCGTGATCGTACCAATCCATTTGATTTATACGATGACAACAAGATGTATAAACGTTACCGATTCACACGGGCCGGTATGATGTACGTGCTAAACATACTAGTGCCAGAACTAGACCAAAGGAGACAAACTTTGAGAAGTCATGAAGTAAATTCACGGCTTCAAGTCTTCATTGCCCCGAGATTCTATGGTTCGGGGTCGGTATACACAAGTGGATCAGACCATCACGGTGTCTCGGAATCAACCGTTTGTAGAGTGATCAAGGTAGTGACAGACACCTTAGTGGAATTGAGAGACGACCACATTGTATGGCCTACTACAGATGAAGAGATTGCAGCCAAGCAAGCAGAGTTTTACGCCCTATGTAGCTTTCCACGAGTGATAGGAGCAGTAGACTGTACTCATGTCAGACTGGACTCATGCCCCTATGGGGAGAATGAACATGTATATGTAAATAGGAAAGGATTTCATAGCATCAATATTCAACTCATCTCAGACGCCAAATACCACATCATTAATGTGGTAGCACGTTGGCCAGGGAGCACACATGACTCTAGAATCATTCAGAACAGTGATATAGGTCAGGCGTATCAGAGAGGGGAGCTGGATGGAAGAGGAataacactgcaaaaacaagt tgtgctcTTGGGGGACTCCGGCTATGCACAGAGTCACTGGCTAATGACTCCATTTGCGGATCCCGCTACAGCTGTGGAGAAAGGATACAACAG AGCACACAGGAAGGGACGTGTAGTTATTGAGCAAGTCAATGGGTAGATCAAGCAGAAGTTCCCGTGCATAAGGATGGCACCAGATCGCGCCTGCAGAGTGATAGTAGCTTGCTCCGTGCTATTCCAAATAGCCAAagttacggt